From Acidobacteriota bacterium, the proteins below share one genomic window:
- a CDS encoding threonine/serine dehydratase, translating to MNPVSTEAATGLVTLADILAAQQRIKGVAFHTPLIPHPKVAGVYFKAESLQPIGAFKIRGAYNKVAGLSEAERKRGVITYSSGNHAQAVAYAARAFGIKAVIVMPNNAPPVKQEGTRALGAEIVFVGTASSERLAKAEELSAKHGYVMVPPYDDPAIIAGQGTCGLEILGDLPDVELVLAPVSGGGMLSGAATAIKLSGSKAKVVGVEPELAGDSQESFRTGKLVEWPAEKTTRTICDGLRTQSLGRLNFEHIRKYCDDIVTVTEDEVRGAIRELATEVHIVAEPSGAVPYAAWRWHRNELPAAEKIVCVITGGNVDPGLLRDVLG from the coding sequence GTGAATCCCGTTTCGACAGAAGCCGCTACCGGCCTGGTCACGCTGGCCGATATCCTCGCCGCGCAGCAGCGCATCAAGGGCGTGGCGTTCCACACGCCGCTTATTCCTCATCCCAAGGTCGCGGGCGTCTACTTCAAAGCGGAGAGCCTGCAGCCCATCGGCGCGTTCAAGATCCGCGGCGCGTATAACAAAGTCGCTGGGCTTTCCGAAGCCGAGCGCAAGCGCGGCGTGATCACGTACTCGAGCGGCAACCACGCCCAGGCGGTGGCTTATGCGGCGCGCGCTTTCGGCATCAAGGCAGTGATCGTGATGCCCAATAACGCTCCGCCGGTGAAGCAGGAAGGCACGCGCGCGCTGGGCGCGGAGATCGTCTTCGTGGGGACGGCGAGTTCGGAGCGCCTGGCGAAGGCGGAAGAACTTTCGGCAAAACATGGCTACGTGATGGTCCCGCCCTATGACGACCCTGCCATCATCGCGGGACAGGGCACCTGCGGCCTGGAAATCCTCGGCGATCTTCCCGATGTTGAGTTGGTGCTGGCGCCGGTGAGTGGGGGCGGGATGCTGAGCGGCGCGGCGACGGCGATCAAGTTGAGCGGATCGAAGGCCAAGGTGGTGGGCGTGGAGCCCGAGCTGGCGGGCGATTCGCAGGAGAGCTTTCGCACCGGCAAGCTGGTGGAGTGGCCGGCGGAGAAGACTACGCGGACGATCTGCGATGGCTTGCGGACGCAATCCCTTGGGCGGCTGAACTTCGAGCACATCAGGAAGTATTGCGACGACATCGTTACCGTGACCGAGGACGAGGTCCGCGGCGCCATCCGCGAGCTGGCGACCGAGGTACACATCGTCGCGGAACCGAGCGGAGCGGTGCCGTATGCCGCCTGGCGATGGCACCGGAACGAGCTGCCGGCGGCGGAAAAGATCGTGTGCGTGATCACCGGCGGGAACGTGGACCCGGGGCTGCTGCGGGACGTGCTCGGGTAG
- a CDS encoding undecaprenyl-diphosphate phosphatase, whose product MHDYLVSLLLGIVEGLTEFLPVSSTAHLRITESFLGIDLASGYWKMYSIVIQLGAILAVPLYFRKRIHEFLRTFPRGVLGDKTLLTHPLSLIGIAFVCTAVPSLLLTKVIGHNLENLTVMAWSLIIGGVLMWLVDAYYGAPVAPHPTQSIEQVTLGQAVWVGGCQVLSAVFPGTSRSMATIAGGQIAGMSRAAALEFSFFLAMPTMAAAVVYDLYKSFHVQPGAAEIGVAPANAHEWMVLAIGFVVSFIVALGVVHWFMRWVRRRGFWPFAIYRILAGVFVLWWVARA is encoded by the coding sequence ATGCACGACTATCTGGTCAGCCTGCTGCTCGGGATCGTCGAAGGACTCACCGAGTTCCTGCCGGTCAGCTCGACCGCGCACCTGCGCATCACGGAATCGTTCCTCGGCATCGATCTCGCCAGCGGATACTGGAAGATGTACTCCATCGTGATCCAGCTGGGCGCGATCCTGGCTGTGCCGCTGTATTTCCGCAAACGCATCCATGAATTCCTGCGGACGTTTCCGAGGGGAGTGCTGGGCGACAAGACGTTGCTGACGCATCCGCTTTCGCTGATCGGGATCGCGTTCGTGTGCACCGCCGTGCCGTCGCTGCTGCTGACGAAGGTCATCGGACATAACCTGGAAAACCTTACCGTGATGGCGTGGTCGCTCATCATTGGCGGCGTGCTGATGTGGCTGGTGGACGCGTACTACGGCGCGCCGGTCGCGCCGCATCCCACGCAGTCGATCGAGCAGGTCACGCTCGGGCAGGCGGTGTGGGTGGGAGGCTGCCAGGTGCTCTCGGCCGTCTTCCCCGGCACGTCACGCTCGATGGCGACCATTGCCGGCGGGCAGATCGCCGGGATGTCGCGCGCGGCCGCGCTCGAGTTCAGTTTCTTCCTCGCCATGCCGACGATGGCTGCGGCCGTGGTCTACGACCTCTACAAATCATTCCACGTGCAGCCGGGCGCGGCCGAGATCGGGGTGGCGCCGGCGAACGCGCATGAGTGGATGGTGCTCGCCATCGGCTTCGTGGTGAGCTTTATCGTGGCGCTTGGTGTGGTGCATTGGTTCATGCGCTGGGTGCGGCGGCGCGGCTTCTGGCCGTTCGCCATCTATCGGATATTGGCGGGGGTGTTCGTGCTGTGGTGGGTGGCGCGGGCGTAG
- a CDS encoding DNA translocase FtsK 4TM domain-containing protein produces MKYFVRVFTPTNNKRFNELIGFLLFVGAVLLLLSLVSYSPLDPSLNTASSGTGALRPTGTPARNWVGIAGAHVADLLLQFWGVTVFLAPAMVFLLALRWFRSRPVDSPVAKTIGAATLLVFTPALLGLMPWTLRWVHSIPVEGLLGRIVGDALIHYFNLTGAYIVSLAVILVALYLSTAFSFGAMQLWAETRFAFAFAAWDRLQDWRMERAKGKAARELERRKLQKPVVTAQLVTAKRAMTAPMAMQPPQPASVYAPPPIATAGYAAASSATPPASVMTVNVAEPGIGTRADAGTKAKTTMPRIAGGFKLPSTSLLHRPEEQQAVDEAEVKALAQVLTDKLAEFDVIGQVTHINPGPVVTTFEFKPEAGIKYSRVTGLTEDLCLAMRAESILIERMAGKSTVGIQVPNRERETIWLREVIESQEFMASKSKLALAMGKDINGRIVTAELQTMPHLLIAGSTGAGKSVAINAMIMSILYKSTPDQVRLILVDPKRLELGVYEGVPHLFTPIITEPKVAAYALRNAVREMERRLKLLAEKGVRNLEQYNKTFDDSRTPSLFQEGDDSNKPLPYIVIIIDELADLMMLDQHNVEESITRLAQMARAVGIHLILATQRPSVDVITGLIKANFPARVSFRVATKVDSRTILDANGAESLLGRGDMLYLPSGSARVHRLHAPFVTEKEIGAVVEFWRAQGLAQYEEKFLQAPKDEREPGAGGGVNDGEEGETEQDELFEDAVRLVLEFGKASTSLLQRRLRIGYGRAAHLIDLMERDGIVGAADGPKPREILKRPDWLKEVEDSLR; encoded by the coding sequence ATGAAGTATTTCGTACGCGTATTCACCCCGACCAACAACAAACGTTTCAATGAACTGATCGGCTTCCTGCTTTTCGTAGGGGCCGTCTTGTTGCTGCTCTCACTGGTTTCGTATTCCCCACTCGATCCTTCGTTGAATACTGCCTCCTCGGGGACAGGCGCGCTTCGTCCTACGGGCACCCCGGCACGCAACTGGGTCGGCATCGCGGGCGCGCACGTCGCGGACCTGTTGCTGCAATTCTGGGGCGTCACCGTGTTCCTGGCCCCGGCGATGGTGTTCCTGCTGGCGCTGCGCTGGTTCCGGTCGCGTCCGGTGGACTCGCCGGTGGCGAAGACGATCGGCGCGGCCACGCTGCTGGTGTTCACGCCGGCGCTGCTCGGCCTGATGCCGTGGACGCTGCGCTGGGTACATTCCATCCCCGTCGAGGGATTGCTGGGGCGCATCGTGGGGGACGCGCTCATCCACTACTTCAACCTCACGGGCGCGTACATCGTGAGCCTGGCGGTGATCCTGGTCGCGCTCTACCTCTCGACCGCGTTCTCCTTCGGAGCGATGCAGCTCTGGGCGGAGACGCGCTTTGCGTTCGCCTTCGCCGCGTGGGACCGCTTGCAAGACTGGCGCATGGAGCGCGCGAAAGGCAAAGCCGCACGCGAGCTGGAGCGGCGCAAGCTGCAGAAGCCGGTGGTAACGGCGCAACTGGTCACGGCGAAGCGGGCAATGACCGCGCCGATGGCGATGCAACCGCCGCAACCGGCATCAGTGTATGCACCGCCGCCGATCGCGACGGCTGGTTATGCCGCCGCTTCCTCCGCAACCCCACCAGCATCCGTGATGACGGTGAATGTGGCCGAGCCGGGTATTGGGACGCGCGCCGACGCGGGCACGAAAGCCAAGACGACCATGCCGCGCATCGCCGGCGGCTTCAAGCTGCCGTCCACTTCCCTGCTGCACCGTCCCGAAGAACAGCAAGCGGTCGACGAAGCCGAGGTCAAGGCGCTGGCACAAGTGCTCACCGACAAGCTGGCCGAGTTCGACGTGATCGGCCAGGTGACACACATCAACCCCGGTCCGGTCGTAACGACTTTCGAATTCAAACCGGAGGCGGGCATCAAGTACAGCCGCGTCACCGGGCTGACCGAAGACTTGTGTCTGGCGATGCGGGCGGAGAGCATCCTGATCGAGCGCATGGCGGGCAAGTCGACGGTCGGGATCCAGGTGCCGAACCGCGAGCGCGAGACCATATGGCTGCGCGAGGTCATCGAGTCGCAGGAGTTCATGGCGTCAAAGTCGAAGCTGGCGCTTGCCATGGGCAAAGACATCAACGGACGCATCGTGACGGCGGAACTGCAGACCATGCCGCACTTGCTCATCGCGGGCTCGACCGGCGCGGGCAAGTCGGTGGCCATCAACGCGATGATCATGTCCATCCTTTATAAGTCCACGCCCGACCAGGTGCGCTTGATCCTGGTCGATCCGAAGCGCCTGGAGCTGGGCGTCTACGAAGGCGTGCCGCACCTGTTCACGCCCATCATCACCGAGCCGAAGGTGGCGGCCTACGCGCTGCGCAATGCGGTCCGCGAGATGGAGCGCCGGCTGAAGCTGCTGGCGGAGAAGGGTGTCCGCAACCTCGAACAGTACAACAAGACGTTCGACGATTCGCGCACGCCCAGCCTGTTCCAGGAAGGCGACGACTCGAACAAGCCGCTGCCCTACATCGTGATCATCATCGACGAATTGGCTGACCTGATGATGCTCGACCAGCACAACGTGGAGGAATCGATCACGCGGCTGGCGCAGATGGCGCGCGCGGTGGGCATCCATTTGATCCTGGCGACGCAGCGTCCGTCGGTGGACGTTATCACTGGATTGATCAAAGCAAACTTCCCGGCACGGGTTTCGTTCCGCGTGGCTACGAAAGTCGACTCGCGGACCATCCTGGACGCGAACGGAGCGGAGTCGCTGCTCGGACGCGGCGACATGCTATACCTGCCGTCGGGATCGGCGCGCGTGCACCGCTTGCATGCGCCGTTCGTCACCGAGAAAGAGATCGGTGCGGTGGTGGAGTTCTGGCGCGCGCAGGGCCTGGCGCAATACGAAGAGAAGTTTTTGCAGGCGCCGAAAGACGAGCGGGAGCCCGGCGCGGGTGGCGGCGTGAACGACGGCGAAGAGGGCGAGACCGAGCAGGACGAGCTGTTCGAGGATGCGGTACGGTTGGTGCTCGAGTTCGGCAAGGCGTCCACTTCCCTGCTGCAGCGGCGGTTGCGCATCGGCTACGGGCGGGCCGCGCACTTGATCGACCTGATGGAGCGCGACGGCATCGTGGGAGCGGCCGACGGTCCAAAGCCGAGGGAGATATTGAAGCGGCCGGATTGGCTGAAAGAGGTGGAAGACAGCCTGCGTTAG
- a CDS encoding 6-phosphofructokinase, with the protein MKVGILTGGGDCPGLNAVIRAAVRKGIFHYDDEFVGFLEGWRGVLENQTMLLDLHAVAGILPRGGTILRTSRTNPSKHEGGLERCIETLKKNGVEALIAIGGDDTMSVAMKLHDKKAKVVGVPKTIDNDLSGTDFCFGFDTAVNIATEAIDRVHTTAEAHNRVMVVEVMGRDSGWIAIYSGIAGGADAILLPERPFDIDEVAETLRRRHARGRYFSVVVVAEGARFRSDVDPAHGAPVVTELSKDEFGHVRLGGIGNVLAHEIERRTGFETRAVVLGHIQRGGSPTAFDRVLATRYGMGAIDMVHQGESGCMVALHGTEIVSVPIAEAIGKTRLVGDDLIAVALGLHEKTEMKD; encoded by the coding sequence ATGAAAGTCGGGATCCTCACCGGCGGGGGCGACTGCCCCGGCCTGAACGCGGTGATCCGTGCCGCGGTCCGCAAGGGTATCTTCCATTACGACGATGAGTTCGTCGGCTTTCTCGAGGGTTGGCGCGGCGTGCTCGAGAACCAGACGATGCTGCTCGACCTGCACGCGGTGGCCGGCATCCTGCCCCGCGGGGGGACCATTCTGCGCACCTCGCGGACGAATCCCAGCAAGCACGAAGGTGGGCTCGAGCGCTGTATCGAGACGCTGAAGAAGAACGGGGTGGAAGCGCTGATCGCCATCGGCGGCGACGACACCATGTCGGTCGCGATGAAATTGCACGACAAGAAGGCCAAGGTGGTCGGGGTCCCGAAGACGATCGACAATGACCTGAGCGGGACCGATTTTTGCTTCGGTTTCGATACCGCGGTCAACATCGCGACCGAGGCGATCGACCGCGTGCACACCACCGCCGAGGCGCACAATCGTGTGATGGTGGTCGAGGTGATGGGCCGCGATTCCGGATGGATCGCCATCTATAGCGGCATCGCCGGCGGCGCCGACGCGATCCTGCTACCGGAACGTCCCTTCGACATCGATGAGGTGGCGGAGACGCTCCGGCGGCGGCACGCCCGCGGACGCTATTTCAGCGTGGTGGTGGTGGCGGAGGGCGCGCGCTTCCGCAGCGACGTGGATCCAGCGCACGGTGCGCCCGTGGTCACCGAGCTGTCGAAGGACGAGTTCGGACACGTGCGGCTGGGCGGCATCGGCAACGTGTTGGCACACGAGATCGAACGGCGCACCGGCTTCGAGACGCGGGCCGTCGTCCTGGGGCACATCCAGCGTGGCGGGTCGCCGACCGCGTTCGATCGCGTGCTGGCGACCCGTTATGGCATGGGCGCCATCGACATGGTGCACCAAGGTGAGTCGGGCTGCATGGTCGCGCTGCACGGGACAGAGATCGTCTCCGTCCCCATCGCCGAGGCGATCGGCAAGACGCGGCTGGTGGGCGATGACCTGATCGCGGTCGCGCTCGGCCTGCACGAAAAGACGGAGATGAAAGACTAG
- a CDS encoding SgcJ/EcaC family oxidoreductase translates to MARVLVIALLLTAAAFGQGAPVGKEQGIQKLASSLIDAWNKHDAHAFAATFAEDADFTNVIGMSAHGRKAVEAFHAPMFASRFKDTHLSGTIANLRMLTPKIASVDVSWEMTGAIETDGTPLPLRKGLLTLIVSRHGDRWLIDVMHNQEFTPRKPQ, encoded by the coding sequence ATGGCGAGAGTATTAGTAATCGCGTTGTTGTTGACCGCAGCTGCCTTCGGGCAAGGCGCTCCCGTGGGCAAGGAGCAGGGGATCCAGAAACTTGCTTCCAGCCTCATAGACGCGTGGAATAAACACGACGCGCACGCCTTCGCGGCTACCTTTGCGGAGGATGCCGACTTTACTAACGTCATCGGGATGTCAGCCCACGGCCGCAAGGCCGTAGAGGCATTTCACGCGCCGATGTTCGCAAGCCGCTTCAAGGACACTCATCTCTCCGGAACGATTGCGAACCTGCGCATGCTCACGCCGAAGATCGCGAGCGTAGACGTCTCGTGGGAGATGACGGGGGCGATCGAGACGGATGGTACGCCCTTGCCGCTGCGGAAAGGCTTGCTGACTTTGATCGTCAGCCGCCATGGCGATCGGTGGCTGATCGACGTCATGCACAACCAGGAATTCACTCCCCGAAAGCCGCAGTAG